CTTTTTGGGGAGTTAGTCCTTTAAAATTATAACCATATCTGCACAGCAGCCTTTTACTACTTGCCAAGGGTTACTAGGCATTGCTTCCTGAAGAAGCTGCATGATTGGCTTTGTATTACATACATCTGTTTCCTTCGTAATCCTCTGCATTTTCTGCAAAAATGCCTGCGTATTTCAGACAGTTTGAGAGTAACTTCAGGCTCACACTCTGATCTGCAGCACAGTATTTAGAGCTATGGAGAAGTCTGTTAAGGCTTCTCATCCCCTCCACACTTAAGACAATTCCTCCCTGCACAGCCACATATTTCAAGTCTCTGGTTGTATCATTGTGGCCCCGAGAAAAGTGCATGAAAATTTCAATGGCCCCAAGTGTAGTAGGAAGTGCAAGGAAGAACCTGTCTTTTCAAAGATGTAGCGTgaagtttcctcatctgtcattTCCTCACTTGTCATTTCTTTCCGTATCCAACAACCTTTAGTACTGGAGAGCTGCGCTTGGTCCCAGTGTTTGGTCCAAGTCTCGTTCAGTGCAGTCCCACAGCGTTCATGTTCTGATTCTCCGAGGATGATATGGACAACAGAAGTCCTTTTCCTGAGCTCCATGCCTGCCTCTTCTGGAATGTGAGCTGGGCCAAGGCGCCGGTGCTCATGGTCTTGAGTTTGAGCTCTGTGTCCTTGTCAGTCTGGCCAAACACAGCTATCAAAACCCAGGACATAACCCCAGGCAAAACTGAGTTGCACCTCATGGATTGTGTATCCAGCACCTGTATACATCCTTTATGTTAAAGCATTGGCTGTGTTTTAGAGCTCACACATTTTACTTATATTATTCGTTttaatgtttgtgtgtgtgtgtttaatcaaAGCCTCTTTTGTACTCTTCCCATCCATAAGAATATAAAGTGGCCCAGTTTTGATTTAAACATACCTTACTTGTGGAATTTATCAGACTACCCGATTTCTCTGATACCATTGTGAGCTTTTTTATCAATATGTCAAATATGACCCTTGAATTTTACATTTCTCTTAGATTTAATTTATTGTTGTTAATATGGGTTGATCAGTAATTTCTAGCTTCCAATCCAATGAAGACAAAACCTATGAATAAATATTCCTCTGTAATATATGATTACattgtattaaaatatcacaACTTTGGTGTTCTGTTTGATCAATTTTTATATATGCAAAGAGTCTTTAATGTGGTAATTGCATGTTACTTATATCTGACAAACTGCTTTAGGTATTCTTAAAGAAATAGATGACATTGTGAGATTTAAGTTTTCTCCAAAAGAGAAATACgaatttttacactttttatGTTTCCTAACTTTACAGATGCAACAACTTGAGAGACAAGTTATTGATGCTGAACGTCAAGCAGAAAAAGCTTTTCAACAGGtagagtatatttttatttctgcctcTATCCATTTAAAGGTTATTTTGTCCAAAAGAGTCATCAGTCCAACTCTACATCTCGTCATTTTGGTTGTTCTTGAACTTCATCCACAGAGAAAATGGAGAGTCTCACTTTGCTTTGCCCATTAGCAAATTTTCAAGGAGAAAAGGAGACTTCCAGTTAGGAAGTTTTATCTTCCGAGGAAATCGAATGATTTATGATAATCCTAATCATAATTGATATATGTAAAactatgttcatagcagctttatttatagTAATAAAGAGTTGGAAAAAATATGAGTGCCATTTTATAgtggaatgaataaagaaaatatatcaacTCCATAAAATATCAAACAACCATTAAAGGTCTTTTTTCCAAGGATATATAATTAATATGTAAAAATTCTTagttatattagaaaaaaaatgtaaagttttaTACTTCATATGTTAACAGTTATAGGTGAGAAAAATTgaacattaaaaagttaaaaaacaatggagctggtgctgtggcacagcagattaaagccccagcctgcagcacaggcatcccattacaggcgctggttcgagtcccagctgttccacttccaatccagctctctgctatggcctgggaaagcagtggaagatggcccaagtgcttgggaccctgcacccacatgggagacccagaagctcctctctcctggctccagatcagctcagctctggccgttgtggcgatttggggagtaaaccagtggatggaagacctttctctctttctggctgtatctctatctgtaactctgcctttcaaatagataaatcttaaaaaaaaaagaagttaaaaaacaaaagataaagctGAGAGAAAACACCCCCAAATTGTAGTTCAAATTTGTTTGAACTGTAGAATAAGGAatctttttcctctgttttcataCTGTCTGggttttaaaagtatgtatttatttatatttgaaaggcagagcgacagagagctgccatccactggttcagtccccaaagcctgcagcagcctggactggtTGAAGCCGTGAGGATGGAACTCAGTCCTAgtctcccttgtgtgtggcagggacccaattactcaggccatcacctgctgcctcccaaggtgggcattagcaggaagttagaattcaAAGTGGAGCTGAGAGtgagacccaggcactcctgcaTGGGATGCAGTTGTCACAAGTAGGATcgtaactgctacaccaaacacctgcttttatttttattttaatttttaaagatttatttatttgaaaggcagaattacacagagagagggatatccatctgctggttcattcttcaaatggctaccatggccaaggctgggccaggctgaagcaaggagcctggaactccatcctggtctcctatgtgggtgcaggggctcaaccacttgggccatcttccactgctttcccaggtgcattagcaaggagtgggattggaagtagaacagccaggacttgaactgtggctcatatgggataccagtgtcacaggtggcagcttaacccattatccCAAAACACCAGCCTGGTTTGTTTATAAATGATGTTTTGGTAAATCACTTAACCCTTGCTGAGTCTTTTCAGCAGTAAAATTAATTCTTTAGATGGGTCCACCCAGCCTTGGAGTAATGATCCAAAAATCCATAGCTTCTCCTTTTGTAAAAAGATCTGTcatggggcccgtgctgtggcatagcgagtgaggctgcctcctgcagtgctggcatctcagatggacaccggtttcagtcctggctgctccgcttccaatccagctctctgctatggcctgggaaagcggtagaaaatggcccatgtccttgggcccctgcacctgtgtgggagacccagaagaagctcctggctcctggcttcagatcggtgcagctctggccattgtagccatctgtggagtgaaccagcctctgcctctctgtaattctgcctttcaataaataggtaaatcttaaataaataaataaataaataaaaataaaaaaataaaaaaagatctgtCACGTTCAGTTGAATCAAGAATTCCAAAAGCCTTacacaaaaaattatttcttccaaGAAGTGTGTATTAAATTTCTCCTACTTCCTCTACATTTGTCATGTTTCTTCCTTTAAACTGAGTACTAGCGTGGaatttggtttagcagttaagcTGCCGGTTAGGACACCCTCATCCTGTATTAGAGTTCTTGTGTTAGAGTCTTCGTTCCAcctgtgattccagcttcccgttaatgcacactctgggaggcagcaggtaatgactcaagaagcggggtccctgccatccacgtgggagacctggattggatttctagctcctgacttcagtctggtccagccccaattgtttcaggcatttgggaagtgaatcaacagatgggaaatctctgtctgcctccttctcgctgcctctcaaacaaataaaaataaacactaccaattttttttttccctgaaagatTTTACAGTAGATTGTTTGGGTGGCTAAATATTTTGAGATAAGCCCAGTGTAGCATAATTCTTGATTTTCATAATTGTAattgaaaaagaaatcttaaaatcttATTATGCAAAATTTCAACTGCTTATGAGTAGAAAAAATAGTCCACATGGACCTCCATCACCATCTCAGCAATTAGTCAGGTTAGGTCATAGTCAAGGTCTTATTCAACATGTCTATACCTCCACCCGCTTTTTCTCCCCAGTACTCCTCACactaaattattttgaaacaaatccCAGACATATAATTTTGCTCATGAATGAAATTGATGAGTAAAATTACAGCAAGAAGTCTAAACATAGactctttaaaaatcattacagCAACATCATCACAcgaaaaattactaaaaattcTTCAATATATCAAAAGTCTAGCCAAACTTCCCCAAATAGCTCATAATTgcctctggtttttgttttttacttgaagTGAAATTCACATGAGATAAAATTAACCATTATGGAGTGAACAGCTTGCAGTGTTGTGCATTCGCCACCTCTGTCTAGTTCTAGAGTTTCCATCAGCTCCATAAGGAAACCGTAACTCTATTTAAGCATTTAGTTCCCTCCCTCCCCGCAGCCCcgggcaaccactaatctactttttgTTCCTatggatttgcctgttctggacatttcatacaaGTGGCTTCATACAATGTATgatcttttgtgtctgacttctctCATTTATCAGAAAGTTTTTAAAGTTCACCCTTGGTGTAGTGTGTATACCCACAgtatgtttatccattcatctattgatggacatttgaattgCTTCTGGTTTTGGGCTGTTGTGACTAGTGCTTCTATGAACATGCATGTACATGTATTTGAGTGCctgtattaaattttttatttttatatataatataattatgtatttataatataaatatactcacatatttctttatatatgttttatataagtatatctatatataatgtatatttatattataagatACATTTATATTTGTGTTTAAGTTAGGGTCCAAACTAAATCAACATACTTCATTTGATTCTTAaacttttttaatattatatggttcctttccatttttttctttcaatttatttatagaACAAGTTGTGGTAACTTGTGCTCCAAAGCTTTCCATGTTCTGGAGTTGTTTATTGCACCCCTATGGTTATTTAAGATGTTTGTTTCCCTATATATTTCCTGTACAATATAGTTAGAGCCTAAAATTTGGcattttccccttttctctcactgtttctctttcttttttgtttttaaggtgaCTTCTTATATGGTATTGTGCAATTCCGTCAGGTGGCATACAGCATCTGGATACCTCTTTTGTTGTATTGTTAGTCATTCATAATCTTGCTTAGACCAGTTATTTCACCAGGGAAGTCATTCCTTTTGTTAAAAAACAGACTTTTGGGGCTGTAGTTATGGTGTGTTGgatgaatcttccacctgcaatgctggcgacccatatgggtgcatgtttatgtccacctgctctacttctgatctagctccctgctaatggcctgggaaaagcaatggaagataacccaagtgtttgggtccctaccacccacatgggagacctagatgaagctcctggctcctggctttggcaaaaTTGCACAGCAAGTGCAGGGTTCTCATATACCTTATCTCACCATGCACACTCTTAGACCTTCTCCACTGTCGACATTCCACAGCAGGGTGGTGCATTTATTACAACTGATGAGCCAAGATTGATGCATCATTATCACCTACCATCAAAGGATGTTTACATTGTTGTTCACTCTTGGTGTTTTGTATTCGGGTTTTGAAAAGTGTATAATGGCATAATAGTGGTTACTACAGTATCATATAGAATAGTTTCACTACTAAACGTCTCtctggggaccggcgctgtgacactgtaggttaatcctccatctgcagtgctggcaatgcatatgggcaccggttctagtccagctgttcctcttccgatccagctttctgcgatggcctgggaaaccagtggaagatggcccaagtggttggacccctgcacccgtgtgggagacctggaagaagctcctggctcctggctttggattggcccagctccagccattgtggccatctggggagtaacccagcagatggacatcctttctctgtttctccctctcactgtctgtatctctacctgtcaaataaataaatttttaaaaaaggtaagaaaTAAAAGTCTCTCACACCCAAAGTCCCTAGGAACCATTGATATTTTTACTGTCTCCATAGCTTTGCCTTTTTCTGAATACCATATTGTTAGAATCATACAGTTTGTAGCCTTTTCAGATTTACTTTTTCTCTTCCTAGTAATATGTATTAAGATTCCTCTGTgacttttcatggcttgatagttCATTTGTTTTCAGTACTGAGCAAAACTTCATTGTGTAAATGTACCACAGTATGTTTAAGGttattagttttttgtttttttttttttttatttttttgacagagtggatagtgagagagagacagaaaggtcttcctttttgccgctggttcaccctccaatggccgctgcggccagcgcatcgtgctgatccaaagccaggagccaggtgctccctcctggtctcccatgcaggtgcagggcccaaggacctgggccatcttccactgccttcccgggccatagcagagagctggcctggaagaggggcaaccaggatagaatccggtgccccaaccgggactagaacctggtgtgccggtgccgcaaggcggaggattagcctgttaagccatggcgctggccaaggttattagttttaaaaaaagacttatttatttaaagatttataaagacagagagagagagagacatagagaaagagcttctatctgctggttcactctccaaatggctgcaacagccagcactgggccaaaccaaagccaggagccagaagcttcttccagttctcccacatgggtggcaggggcccaagcatttgggccatcgtccactgatttccagtagcaggaagctagatcagaagtggagccgctggaactcaaactggcacccatatgggatgctggtgttgcaggcagtggctttacccactatgccacaatgctggcttctacCTTTTAAAAACCAAGATATAATGTAAATAATAGTAAAGTGTAGTGAACTTAGAAATCTTAGTATAAGTGTTTATAATTGACCCTGGAATGAGATATAGAGAACCATTTCATCCCACTGAAGATTCCCCTATTCTTCTCCCAAGTCAGTACCCCTGTCTTCACCAGTAGTAACCAATATCTTCACATCTTGATGTGTGAAGGTACTTCAAcaggtttgtgggaaatggaattaaaagagaagtttattttggtgtaaaaagttgaattctgtgcatagttttttctttttttttataaaaaggatttatttatttatttgaaaggcagagttacacacagagagaggtcttccatccgctagttcactccccagttgaccacaatggctggagctgtgccgatcaggagccaggagccaggagcttcttctgggtctcccacacgggtgcaggggtccaaggtcttgcgccatcttccactgctttctcaggccatagcagagagctggattggaagcagagcagccgaaaCTAGAACCATTGGCCATATGGGAAaccggcactgtaggctgcggctttacctgctacgctacagcaccggccccagtttttTAATAGTTACATTTTATTAGCTTCTTGGAGACCCCATGTGTGTGGTTTCTCTGTATTCAGGTTCTTTTTTTCAATATCATATCTATGAAATTCGTCCATGTTATGTGTATATATCACTAGTtggttcctttttattgctgagtagtatttaaTTAAGAATATAATAAgatttttatccattcacctgttgacGGACACATGATTAAATTTCAATTGTAGGCTCTTAGGAATAAATTGCTACAAACATCCATGTAGTTATAGTTTGGTATCTTATTTTTCTCAGGTATACACCAAAGGGTGGAATTATTGAGTCACAGGTTGGAAAACGTGTAATTTAGCAGATGTTGTCAAGAGGTTTTCCAGAGTAAATGTGCTGAGTTGCGTTACTAC
The window above is part of the Lepus europaeus isolate LE1 chromosome 13, mLepTim1.pri, whole genome shotgun sequence genome. Proteins encoded here:
- the C1GALT1C1L gene encoding LOW QUALITY PROTEIN: C1GALT1-specific chaperone 1-like protein (The sequence of the model RefSeq protein was modified relative to this genomic sequence to represent the inferred CDS: inserted 1 base in 1 codon; deleted 1 base in 1 codon), which produces MRCNSVLPGVMSWVLIAVFGQTDXGHRAQTQDHEHRRLGPAHIPEEAGMELRKRTSVVHIILGESEHERCGTALNETWTKHWDQAQLSSTKGCWIRKEMTNRFFLALPTTLGAIEIFMHFSRGHNDTTRDLKYVAVQGGIVLSVEGMRSLNRLLHSSKYCAADQSVSLKLLSNCLKYAGIFAENAEDYEGNDVCNTKPIMQLLQEAMPSNPWQVVKGCCADMVIILKD